Part of the Sulfuriflexus mobilis genome is shown below.
ACTGGACCGCATGCTGGTGGAAACCGATTCACCCTGGCTGGCACCGGTGCCCTATCGTGGCAAGACCAACCAGCCGGCCTATGTTAAACATGTCGCCGAATTTATCGCCGAACTGCGCGGCGACAGTTACCAGACGATCGCGGCGGCCAGTACAGAAAATTTCTTCCGCCTGTTTAACAGCGCACACGCCGTCACTTAGTCGGCATTTTCCTTATGGCGGTGGTCACGGACAAACTCGATGGCATCCTCAACGGCTTTTGTAATATCTTTAGCCATGTTTTCACGTTCCTCTGAAGACATGTAAAAGGCCATATCGACCTGGTGACGAATGTAGCGGGCCGGCAGGTTATTCAGGGCCACGCAGGCCACATCGGCGAGGTAATCCAGGTCATCGCCATGGATTGGCCCCAATGTAGCCAGGATCCGGTCGTAGACGGGCTTTTCGTAATAATTGCTGATGGCTTCAAATGTCATATAGGCTCCTTATCTGATACAGGTATCGGACAGTGGAGGAAAATATTGAGTCCGGCTGCCTGATTATTTCCTTTAATGACCTTCATAGAGCTGTTCAATATCGGCGGCATGGTACTCAAGGATCCGGTTACGGCGTAATTTGAGTGTGGGTGTCATCATGCCATTGTCTATATTCCAGTCCTGCAGGGACAGGAGCACACGCCGAATCTGGGCATAACCCGGAAACTCATGCAGGTCTTTGCCAATACGCTCGAGTAACAGCTGCTGTAAACGCTCGTCATGCAATGACTCGTCACTCTCGGTATTCGTGACCAGGCGCGAGGCAAAGCGTCGCCACTGGTCTTTATTCAACACGAGTAGTGCAACCAGATAGGGCCGCCCTTCACCAACGACCACTGCCTGGTCGATTAAATTATCATCGACGAGTGCCGCCTCCATATCCACGGGGGGGACCTTCTCGCCATTGGCGAGTACCAGGATCTCTTTAAGTCGGCCGGTAATATAGAGGTGGCCATTGTGTAACTCGACCTTGTCACCGGAGTGCAGCCAGCCCTTGTCATCGATGATTTCGAGTGTTGCCTCGGGGTTGTTCCAGTAACCGAGCATGATGCCGGGGCTACGGACCAGTAATTCATGGTTCTCCGCCAGTTTCAGTTCGACGTCGACCAGCGGGGTGCCAACACTGCCCGGGTCATTGTCATCCAGTTTATTGACACTGAGTACGGGGCTGGTTTCAGTGAGACCATAACCCTGTTCGATTTGCACCCCCAGGCCGATAAAAATACGAGCGATCTTCTCGGGCAGTGGCGCACCACCACAGATTGCAAAGCGCAGGCGGCCACCGAGTTTGTTGGTCACCTTGCTGGCCACCAGTTGATTCAGTAGCGGCCATGCAAGCAGGGCAGGGTGCCAGTTGGCACGGTGTTGTTTAAACTGGAAACGTTGCCAGCCAATATCAACGGTCAGTTCGAAGAGTTTTTTTGCCAGTGCCGGTTTCTCATCCAGCTGAGTGTTGAGTTTTGCGTAGATACGTTCAAAGATACGTGGCACCGAGATCAGAATTGTCGGGCGTATGGATATAAGGTCCTCGGCCAGTTCCGAGATGGAACGTGCATAGGCGACGGTTGTTCCTGCCATCATGGGAATATAATAGCCGACCGTGCGTTCAAAGGTATGTGACAGCGGTAAAA
Proteins encoded:
- a CDS encoding AMP-dependent synthetase/ligase, with the translated sequence MNRSYKQSHDVIAVDTARTLDGLFRERVRRSPEKCAYRYYDPTTESWRDMSWASMEEHILHWRAALAAESLNPGDRVAIMMRNCCEWVMFEQAALSLGLVVVPLYPNDRADNAAFIINDAAVKLLLIETREQWTVLNAALAGCESLLRVVMLEPMPEPPAPNDKQGLIEASSWLPDSVMHYKHDNAADDLATIVYTSGTTGHPKGVMLSHHNILWNAWAGMQHISVYTEDLFLSFLPLSHTFERTVGYYIPMMAGTTVAYARSISELAEDLISIRPTILISVPRIFERIYAKLNTQLDEKPALAKKLFELTVDIGWQRFQFKQHRANWHPALLAWPLLNQLVASKVTNKLGGRLRFAICGGAPLPEKIARIFIGLGVQIEQGYGLTETSPVLSVNKLDDNDPGSVGTPLVDVELKLAENHELLVRSPGIMLGYWNNPEATLEIIDDKGWLHSGDKVELHNGHLYITGRLKEILVLANGEKVPPVDMEAALVDDNLIDQAVVVGEGRPYLVALLVLNKDQWRRFASRLVTNTESDESLHDERLQQLLLERIGKDLHEFPGYAQIRRVLLSLQDWNIDNGMMTPTLKLRRNRILEYHAADIEQLYEGH
- a CDS encoding late competence development ComFB family protein, which gives rise to MTFEAISNYYEKPVYDRILATLGPIHGDDLDYLADVACVALNNLPARYIRHQVDMAFYMSSEERENMAKDITKAVEDAIEFVRDHRHKENAD